TCCTGGTAGTCTAAGTGACCCAGCTATTGGTACAGTCAACCCAACAGGCAACGGCATTACTACCAAACCAGTAGACTATTTTCCCGATCCAGACCGTCGTCCTTATGGGTTCCGTTTGAAAAATGGCTCCAGGTTAGATCGGGGTACAAACACTGCTGGGATGTCGTTTGTTTCTGATAACCCAATTTATATTCAAGGAGATTTAAACCTTCATAGCACCGATGGTACTGCCAGCAATTTATTAGAAGAATTTAAAGATGGTGGTACACCAGGCTTGCTCGATTCTACTTGGAGCAACTTTTACACTCGTACAAGTGACCTAAAAGATGACAGGTTTGCAAAGCCAGCCACAGATACTTGGCGTCCTACAGAGGTTTTAGGTGATGCTGTTACTATCTTGTCAGATAACTTCTGCGACGGCAGCATAGAAGACGGCATTATCTATTTGAGTCGTAACTCTAACGCTGGCTTAAACATGGGTAATAGGTATGGTTGCAACACTGCGGCTAATTTTACTTCCTATTTCAATCAAAATCGTCCTTGGCTAGCATTTAACTCTACACAAATTAATCTACCCAATAGTACTTGGATTCGAGAAAATCCCTACGATTCTGGGTCGCCGATTGAAATTACCCCGGAAGGCAAGCCGAAGTACTGTACCAATGCTACGGTGCCTTGCTTAACTGCTGATAAAAGAATATACGAAGTGATAGCCACTGGTGATGCCAACAACACCGAAAGCTACCTCAGATTCACAGATCAGGCTTGCGCTGATAGTAGAAAATGTATGGGTGTTGCCAGTGCAACTCGCGTAAATGCGATTATCGTTCAAAATATTATTCCCTCTCAAGCAGGGCAATCTTATGGAGGTTTTCACACCTTTCCTAGGATGATTGAAAACTGGAAAGACAATATTCAGCTTTTTATGGCTGGAGCTTTTATACAACTGAGGTTTAGTACCCAAGCTACTGGTAGTTTTGACCAAGATGCATGGGAACCCGGTCAAGCGGCTTCCGCAGCAGATGAGAATACTTGGTATTTTAAACCACCAGATCGTCGCTGGGGTTATGATGTTGCTTTGCAATATCAAACAGCCGGTCCTGTAGCTCGACGTTTTGCAACTCCTGGAACTACCCGTACTGAAGTTTATCGCGAGTTACCTTTAGATGATCCATACGTTATGAAGTTGCGCTGTGCAAAGGATTCTAGTGGAAATCAGATTGACCCTAATACCTCCTGTCCTTCATAAAACTTCAATTCAAAGGAAAACAAAATGCTACCAAGGATAAGTGAGTTATATCGCTTAAGGCAACTAAAAAACTACATGGAGTTACAAAAGTTAGTTGCCAAAAGCCACTCAGAACAAGGATTTACCATCGTAGAATCGCTGATGGCAATAGTCATAATTACCATCATGCTTGTAGCAATTACTCCGCCAATTTTTTTGGCGGTAGCTACTCGCGTTCAAAATCAAAAAGCTGAACAGGCGATGCAACTGGCTCAACGTGAAGTTGATAAAGTACGAGTGTTAGTTGAAAAGGGAAATTATACTGATAGTGATATTGATTTACCCCCTTTACCCTCTGTTTCTTCAGAAGCAACAGGTAACGCAGACGCAGTAGGAGTACCTTCAAACTTTACTTGTACTAGTCCTCTTTCGTCTAGTAACGCTTGCCCTATTGATATCGACAACGATGGTAGAACCGATTTTTATATACAAAAATTCCGCACTAAACAATTAAGTGCTGGAAGTCCGACTCAAGTAGTTGCTTTTCAAATGGGTGTGAGAGTGTATTCAGCAGTAGCTCAAGGGCAATCAAATTTACAAACAACTCAAGCATCTCTCAAATTCACTACAGAGCAGGGAAATCAGCGGAAGTATCCTTTAGCTGTTATGTATACTCCGATTGTCCGTAGCGATCTCCAAGATTCTCTTACTAAATATAGACAGTTCTTGACACCTTAGTCTTGATATTAGGTAATATTTGCTGTTTTAATCAGGCTCATTAACTATGACCACAAAATATCTCAAATTTTTACTGAATTGGTCTTGGGTCTTTTCTCAAAAGTACAAAACAGCAGGGTTTACCCTCATGGAACTTTTGGTTGCACTAGTAATTTCTTTTTTGATTATTTTGGCTCTGTTGTCTCTAGTTATAGATATCCTGCAAGTTGACCGTCGAGAGGCTGCGCGTAATGAAACCCAACAGGAAATGCAAATGGCATTGGACTACATCGCAACAGAATTGCGCGAAGCAGTTTATATCTACGACGGCAATTGTATAACAAGCACAGCCCAAGGAACTGCTGCAAGTGCTAACTATTGCCCCGGTTTGCAAAACCACCTGCCAACATTTGCTAATCAAACACCTATTCTAGCTTTTTGGAAACCGGAAACTATTCCTGACAATCAAATGCCAAGTTGTACTAGCTTGACAGGTACAACAAAGCAAGACTGTGAAGACCTTTTAATTAAGCGTCGTCCTTACACATTAGTAGTTTATCTGCAATCAACTGATAATTCTGGCAACAAG
Above is a genomic segment from Tolypothrix sp. NIES-4075 containing:
- a CDS encoding prepilin-type N-terminal cleavage/methylation domain-containing protein — protein: MLPRISELYRLRQLKNYMELQKLVAKSHSEQGFTIVESLMAIVIITIMLVAITPPIFLAVATRVQNQKAEQAMQLAQREVDKVRVLVEKGNYTDSDIDLPPLPSVSSEATGNADAVGVPSNFTCTSPLSSSNACPIDIDNDGRTDFYIQKFRTKQLSAGSPTQVVAFQMGVRVYSAVAQGQSNLQTTQASLKFTTEQGNQRKYPLAVMYTPIVRSDLQDSLTKYRQFLTP
- a CDS encoding prepilin-type N-terminal cleavage/methylation domain-containing protein, producing MTTKYLKFLLNWSWVFSQKYKTAGFTLMELLVALVISFLIILALLSLVIDILQVDRREAARNETQQEMQMALDYIATELREAVYIYDGNCITSTAQGTAASANYCPGLQNHLPTFANQTPILAFWKPETIPDNQMPSCTSLTGTTKQDCEDLLIKRRPYTLVVYLQSTDNSGNKWQGKSRITRYALRKYSLPVPATLTQSTGYVDPSQEDSTTFQTWPIKVTNGTGTNLQSTTPLATNAPDVLADFVDNGNATGKTVPACPTGDYVRSPLPIASNSYNSFFACVRTVVPTTASVTTPSGVNQDVVLYLRGNANGKPGVGNDKFTPVLQTQVLVRGVINKIPQ